CACTTTGAAATTCTTCTACTCTTTcaatcccaaattattagttgtcTTGATTTTTCTAGGTTCATAGACTTTGCTATGTACCTAGATATAACATATATGTAGGGAATGAGTATTTTTTATTAGACTGAGCTGACAACATTCATAGGTGTAGTCATAGAGCTGGGACCTGGAAGATTCTTATAACTCAAATTATAGAACATATAAATTTATGACAAATCCTCACCTTATATACAAAATCTAGACTTTCCTCGTGAAAggataaaaaatacaaaatagagACTAAAACATACAAAAGTTGATCGGTTGGTCTCATCTTTGTGCAGGACCTATATGAGTTGCAGATGCAATGCCTACCTGCTGCAACTCAGGCAAAGCTTTCTTTCCTGGGTGATCACTTAGTTGGGCATCATCGCTATACACATCAACACTTGTTGCACTGAGATTGAGTGTGCTGCTCGGGGCTGAGCTATAGTAGCCCATTGCATAGGACACCTGCAGCTCCAAGCTCTCCTTGAGCTCTCCTACAATATCAGCCATAGCCGGTCGCTCCCTTGATGGCTGTTCTTTGCACTTCAGCGCCAACTCTGCAACTTTCCAGACAGAGTTGACATCATACTCCCCTTGCATCCTTGGGTCAGCAATGCTTGCAATGTCACCCTCCGAGAGCTTCTGGCGCACCCATAGGGCAACATGGATGCTCTCGGTGTTGCTTATGGGGACTGCCGGTGGCTGGCCTGTGATAAGTTCCAGAAGAACAACTCCGAAGCTGTATACGTCGCTCTTCTCGCTGAGCTGGGATGTGTTGTAGTATTCAGGGTCAAGATACCCCAGGGTACCAGCAGGCATGGTGGTGACATGGGTCTTGAACTCGTCGGCAAACGCCTTCATGAGCCCAAAGTCAGCTATCTTCGCCTCAAGGTCAGCAGATAGCAGAATATTCTTTGTCTTTACATCTCGATGGATCAGTGGAGGTTGGCATGATTTATGTAGGTACTCCAATCCTGCATCGATGATTATGAGGCGGTAGAGTTTATGGTTAGTTGGATTTGTGAAAATTTTGTCAGATTTAGGTAAATAGGCAGCATTTCATATATGCATGCAGGCTTTATCAAGTACTCCCTTCGCTCCAAATTATATATCATTTTAGCATTTCTAGGTGCATTGCTATGCACCTAAATATACGCTATGTTTAGATACATTTTTTTAGGGGGACTATGTCTAGAAACATATTAAAAATTATGCATCTATAAATACGAAAGCGatctataatttagaacggataGAGTATAAAGTATGACACAGATGCACTTGCATCAGGAATTCAGGATGCATCGCTTGCTACAAATTCTCTAATTCGGGCAAGTCTAGTCTTACTAACCTTGGGCGGAGTTGAGCGCGATCTTTAGACGTTGATGCCAAGTGAGGGGTGTAGCAGCAGAGGCCTCTCCTGTGATGAGTGATCACAACAAAATGGTTATATACCAAGTTCTGTgcaaaatgatgaaaaagatggTTGGTGAAATCTGGTCACGTTGCATGTCAAAAGTGTGTCATGACATAAAAGTTAGGGCCCTTGAGATATCTCGACAACATATGTTAGATATGGTggaaaataaatacaatacTCTACACTTTATGTTTTAGAAACATCCACCTAACAAATATCCCTATCACTAACAatcatttttgttttgttttctgcaaTGTACGTATCAAAACATTTACCATGGTGGTGAGTAAAAGAGCATGTTAAACCAACTAGGCACAAaggtattttttttcctttctgagGGTCCAGGAAGTTGGTAATTTACCCCTTAGACGGTCCTCTAGATTTCCTCCGTGCATGTATTCATAGACAAGGGCCATATGTTTCTTGTCCTTGCAATATCCGATCAAGGAAACCAAGTTCTTGTGATGAACTCTGGTCAAATGTTGAGCCTAAAAAATGTAATAAGAACATTTTGTTTCAGTTTTCAAAATGCATAAAGAAGATAAAATACAACTGAATCGACTACCTCTGCTAAAAACTCTTTATCCCCTTGAGAGGAGGTTTTTGAACGCATTTTGACAGCAACTGGACTTTGGTTCTCCAAATATCCTAGGAAGACAGAACCGAAACCTCCTCGCCCTATTTCTTCTTTGAAGTTAGCAGTCATAGCTTTTAGCTCCTTGTATGTGAACTTTCTGTTCTCAAATATGTTTGATCTGTCTTCTTTGCTATTAAGTCTTGAGTTGGTTGCCACCCATTTGTCTAGAAAAGAACCACATGTCACATATGAACAATCTTCAGTAGATTCAAATTTAGATGTTCGAATTCCTTGATGTTTCTGAAACTAATTCCCAAAAAGAAATGTCACCTTGCCTATTTCTTATTCTACGGAGGATGAGAAATGCAGCCACAAACAGTAGAGTTGCTACTGCTATTGGAACCACTATTGCAATAACAAGTGTTTTGCTGCTTTTCTTCTCTAACTCACAGGTCGAAGCGTCATTATCACATAGATCTGCGTTGTTACCAGTCCTAGCATTGGAGCAACATCTCTTGAAATTAATTCAATTTAGAAAGAGAAAATTTGACAACGTACTTGTTTGATTCAAATAGCAGGATCTAAGACATGATTTCTACTTTATCTCCTTTAATTTATTAAATGCAGTGAACTATTGAAATATGAGTTGGTTATACGATGCAAACCTCAATTCAAGAGATCCATTTTGATGCCTTTCTAGTAGAATAGCAGGTACCCGTCCACTAAGTTTGTTGCTTGACACGTCACTGCAGAAATTCAGTTTTCTCAATATTGTGATGCAATTATCATAAAGTAACTTCAGGTAAACAAAATACTTACAGGAATTTCAGTGATGGCATTTGCGCTAGAAAATCTGGCACTGGACCGGATAGGCTATTATTTGACAGATCCCTGGAAGTTTCCATATAGTTATTAGAAAACACCAGAGTAGATAATATACTCGATTAGCAAAAGTTGAATTTTGTACTGCTTTAAGTTTCCATAAGCAGAATTAACAGGTAAGTATTATATGTATGGAGGTGAGAACTTGAAGACTTTTTAATATTCTTATGTATGAACCACTATACTTTGAATGACAATATTGGTCGCTTACAAGTATTCGAGGGATTTTAGATCCCCAAAAGAAGAATCAACTGTACCAGTCAACCCACTTGATGATAGACTCCTGGAACAAATCCAACATCAGGTTAATACCAGTACATGGAAAATTCCATTCGTTTTAGGTTTTTAATGCTTGCATTTATTTGTCTTTAATGCTCTCGAGATTCATAGTAGGATGCTTTTAAGTGTGCTACTTACAGATTTGTTATCCATGCAGGACCAGATGATGGATAGCTGCAGTCCAAGCCATCCCATGCAAATGCTTTTGGTGCACAAGGATCACCCTTCCAATTTTTCTTTAGTGTATACGTTGCGCGGATCATCATCATAGCCTTAGCTGTTCATATGGAAAGATAAAAAGAAGGCAACTCTCTGATCAATGCAAGTGATTCGCAGCAGTTTACCAAGTGAAAGGAGTGTTAATAAAGACATACCATCTGCATCATTGGTCCCAAGCTCAGTCATCGGCTTTACTGAATATATCTCGAATGCGTTCAGGATGGGTGGAAGTGTGGCCTCCTGTGTGGCCACAAGCGAGACAGTATGCTGGCCTGAACCCTGCACCATCCTTTTCACAACCTCTGCAGAAAGGTACTTGGGGGTAAAGCTCTGACTGCCATTCCATACAGAGTTGTCGATAAGAACATCAAACTGCCTCAGCGCATTGCTTGGCACCCTGCTTAACTCCGCGAAGTAGAGAAACAAAAGGTAGGTTGGGTTGTCATTGTCCAAGGCGGGATCCGAGGTCCATGAGAAGTCGATGCGAGTTCCATTCACCGGAGTGATGGCACTCCCCAGTATCATCGTTGGCTTGTCGAAGCTAGTGATGTTTGAGACGTTCACATTCTTTGTGGTTGTTATGTTGGTCCATGCTGCATTGTTGCCATACCTTTGCCAGAGTCGGTCATACGGATCAGAGGGGTACCTATTATTGTTATTGTTTTCAAGAAACCAAA
The nucleotide sequence above comes from Panicum virgatum strain AP13 chromosome 3K, P.virgatum_v5, whole genome shotgun sequence. Encoded proteins:
- the LOC120701098 gene encoding probable LRR receptor-like serine/threonine-protein kinase At1g05700, whose amino-acid sequence is MTVVSFIARSFSFGIAALNLATTMHAVAAFVHGRPAGIRCGQFVDQADAVAVARRAACYTISVVFYPPFLNPRGFLFSQTYLVLIHAAGFISIDCGIAENWSYRDSNSGGLLYVSDAGFVDAGEGLNAVVSPPYADQGLADRYRNVRYFREGGAATRSCYTLRPVAPGGRSLVRAIFYYGNYDGLNVPPTFDLYLGVNHWATVNVTSANGVYIFEAVAVSPADFVQVCLVNTGLGTPFITGLDLRPLRANMYQEATINQSLLLLSLSRPSANFGFNRYQFWPGSIPFRYPSDPYDRLWQRYGNNAAWTNITTTKNVNVSNITSFDKPTMILGSAITPVNGTRIDFSWTSDPALDNDNPTYLLFLYFAELSRVPSNALRQFDVLIDNSVWNGSQSFTPKYLSAEVVKRMVQGSGQHTVSLVATQEATLPPILNAFEIYSVKPMTELGTNDADAKAMMMIRATYTLKKNWKGDPCAPKAFAWDGLDCSYPSSGPAWITNLSLSSSGLTGTVDSSFGDLKSLEYLDLSNNSLSGPVPDFLAQMPSLKFLDVSSNKLSGRVPAILLERHQNGSLELRTGNNADLCDNDASTCELEKKSSKTLVIAIVVPIAVATLLFVAAFLILRRIRNRQDKWVATNSRLNSKEDRSNIFENRKFTYKELKAMTANFKEEIGRGGFGSVFLGYLENQSPVAVKMRSKTSSQGDKEFLAEAQHLTRVHHKNLVSLIGYCKDKKHMALVYEYMHGGNLEDRLRGEASAATPLTWHQRLKIALNSAQGLEYLHKSCQPPLIHRDVKTKNILLSADLEAKIADFGLMKAFADEFKTHVTTMPAGTLGYLDPEYYNTSQLSEKSDVYSFGVVLLELITGQPPAVPISNTESIHVALWVRQKLSEGDIASIADPRMQGEYDVNSVWKVAELALKCKEQPSRERPAMADIVGELKESLELQVSYAMGYYSSAPSSTLNLSATSVDVYSDDAQLSDHPGKKALPELQQVGIASATHIGPAQR